AAAACCTCCTAACAGGCCTATTTCTCTACATGGAGTCCTCCATCCATTGACCTAATTTTGTGGAAACCCTATTCCAGATCTATTTCTCAGCATAGGTCCCTTTATCAATTGACCCCTATTGCAACCCCTATTCTTAATTGTTTTTCCATAATTGTTTTACCCATCTACCCAAATTCGTTCTTCACATGGTCACTCCATCTTGTAACCAGATATTGTGCAAACCTCCTGACGTGCTGTTTCTCTAAACAGGACCTGCCGTCTATTGGTCCAACTTTGTGCAACACCCTTCCACCTTTGTGCAAAGCTCCTGAAAGAGAAGTTTCTCCATACAGGGATCTCCACCATGTCCCTTCCACCCTGTAGAAGGTTCAATCTGATGCAATTTTTTCCAGTGATTTTACTGAGCAGCATAACTGTTTGAGGGGAGCCCAACCAATCCTACAGTATGAGATGCAAACTCATATAaagggttatttaagaaaagcagaagatttgcaatatttttttatgcgtATTTATTGAAgaaagaagttaaaggggttgttcacctttcaacaactagttggtttcagatagatcacgaGAAATAACGATTTTTTGcaatgattttctattttctatgtgtgacggtttttctaatattgaagtgtaaagtgtcatttctctccttctgaagcagctctgggagggggggtcaccgatcctgtaaactgttctaggggcacatttacctagggtcgaatatcgagggttaattaaccctcgatattcgactgccgaattgaaatccttcgacttcaaatatcgaagtcgaaggatttagcgcaattcgtttgattgaacgatcgaaggaataatcgtttgatcaaacgattaaatccttcgaatcgaacgattcaaaggattttaatcctttgaatcgaacgtttcgaaggattttaatcgagcgattgaaggattatccttcgatcagaaaaaccttgtaaagcctatggggacctttcccataggctaacattggcctcggtaggttttaggtgcaaactagggggtcgaagttttttttttaaaggagaaggaaagctacggaggcattttattgccaatagattagctgcaatagtgcaagctagaatgctatatttattctgtagaatgttttaccaaacctgagtaagaagctctagaaactctctgtttgtttaggataggagctgcagtattaatgtggtgtgacatcacttcctgcctgaggctctccctgctctgggctcagattacagcagagaagggagggggcgggggaagaggagcaaactgagcatgctcttgcccagggcaattaggtttaagctgaaggcaggaagtctaatacagaagcccatgagtacacaatagaagaaaagaaatgcagtgtttcttttgacagggggctcagagcagcattactttgggggtttactggtatatttagatggacctttctgataaggcttacttagttttaacctttccttctcctttaaagagacagtacttagattattgaatggtcgaatatcgttcgattcgaagtcgaaggtcttagtcgaaggtcgaagtagccaatacgatggtcgaagtagccaaaaaaaacattcgaaattcgaactattcttcctctattttcctctattccttcactcgagcttagtgaatgggcccctaagttgatacatttcttatctttctccctgctgagcagaatctctgggtttcattaaaggcagctgttagaattgatacaatagttgctaatattccagagatgctgctgagaaatggatcaactcaatgttgcaaaattgtaacagttcagaatctgcacctgaattactgagctgccagactcaaacaccagagacaccgacATTCACctgtaaacttagattttggaaaaaacgtaaaaaagaaataatggaaagtaattgaaaaaagtctttatttctggggaacaatctaaaaacaactgaattgaaaaaagtgtttagaaggtgaacaacccctttaaattacatattGTAACATATCAAATATAACTTAGAAAGTAGTATATACATACAGTTTGTATTGAGACAAAATTAATGGAAAATGAATGGTGGCCAGAATTCGTCTTTTTTGATCTCATATTTACAACCCCTTCTTTGCCCTTCTATCCATGAGGCAATATAATGATTAAATGAATTAATCCAGTAAATCCTTTCACACTTAAAGCATGCTTGGCCTTAGAGGGTTCTATACACCATTATTCTCTTACTAAGAACTCAGAATTCacttttagggccttatttacatggggcaaggtgcagagtgcaaaaaacaggCTCCGTGATTCAATTTGTGTAGTATGAGAGCTGTGGTGCAGCTCTTTGCACTACAATAATGGATAGAAATTActtgggcttcattttttatgtttcacAGTATTGCCTAGACTAGAGGAAGGGAAAGGTGGGCTTTCCTGGGAACATCTTTAGCTTGCCCATCATACAGAAAGTACAAGCTGGAGAGTGCCAGCAGGCCCTGTACTAACTGCCTTGTGCTGGATTATGcagattacatagttacatagttaaatcgggttgaaaaaagaccaaagtccatcaagttcatgcCCTtcagccgactaatctccccgaactgccttccaccgggTAGAACGCTTCAGTTTCCGAAGTTGCTGAAGTTGcctcgttaggcaacttcgggcgacttcggagaaCAAAGTGcctgggaaggcagtttggggagattaaacgctccgaagaagaggagatttgtcacagtCTGAccatgtatctctgccctaattTGTGCAGCAAATCCTCCTATTCCCCACACATTGTCTTGGTTTCATAGGGATTATGCACAGGTAAGTCTCATGAACTCCTGAATTTGACAGATAAGAATACATTGGCAAGGGGCTAGTAATGTTTTCAGTGTAAGAAGAAAGATTAAGATATTAAATGGGGAATAAAATACCTTACCCACATCAGCAATGTCAGATTTTATTATTCTATCTGCAACAAACCAATAAACCTGCAGTGATTTTTTTCCCAACTTTGCTACATAGCCCTTATAGGTCAGcatgtatacagtacattgcCAAGCAATTCACCATATGTTCAGTTTTACTACAATTTCAATTTCCCAATATAGGCTGAAATACCATTTGCATACCTGAAAAATACAAGCATATCTGCTATTTTTGGAGCTGCGTTTACAAATAAACAATTGACGcccattacaaataaaaatatttaagaaatgtaTACTAACCAAAAGAATTACTTAAGGTTTCCTTAAAAATACACCAAGGTTTGTCTTTACAGCAACAAGTAGATTGAGACCTGTAGGAATTTTATATACGTTGTAATTTGCCACTCTCAAAAGGCAGACAGAAGCCAGAAAATggtaaaatatgtaaattatacctCTTGTTGATTTTAATTTAGACCTTTCTGTTCACTAGACAGTATAGTTAATTAAGAATTCTGGTGTAGAATGCAATTTGTATTATCAGCAAGTGacaaaaatgtttcctttccCTTATGAGCAGTGCCTATAGCAGCACTTAAACTATAAATGGCTCCTTGGGGTAAGAAAAGAGTCCACAGAAAATGATTTATCCAGACTGCTTTAAACGCCAATTTATATGCACATATAGTACTTTTTCTAATGTATAAATACTACTTTCTCTATGTTATCTGATAACAGTGCATAAGTAACATGGAAAGTAGTGACTCAGGAACTACCATTTTATATATAATCATACAGGTATGATGGAGGCAATGAAGTTATATCACTGTGCTGTATGGAGGTAAATATTATATGCCACCCATAATAACTTGCATGTCCTTTCACAAAATACCAGTGCACTTGGCTTTTCCAGTGTTCCACAGCTCACTAACTGCCATCCGTTGCAGCACCGCATACTCTGGGCTGCATCACTTGGGGTTCCCTACATATGTACCCAGTCCTGAACGTATGGTGCTTAAGGAAATAAGCATTGCATTGGGAAAAACAACATGACAAATAGCCCATGATGCAAATGTCCCTGTATCATTGGGTGCTGTATAACCGACCAATTATATTAAAACAGTGCTGTCTTCAGGTCAGTAGTACCTTGCCTGCTCTTATCCTAGTGAGAAAAAGTCTGGGGCAGGTAACGATCACAGTCTCTTGGGCATCTCACCTCCATATAACTGAGGCACTGCTCCTCCTCAATGTGATCATATTGAATATTAGTCCATTCCTCTGGATCAGTCCTGCTGTACCTCTCTGCTTCCGAGAGGATCCTGCTCAGTGCCATGATGTAGCTCAGCGCCATCTGCAGAGTCTCATACTTGGAAAGTTGTTTGTCTTCACCCCATTGTGGTACAACTTTCCTCAGACTATCGAAGGCGGTATTTAGTCCTTGCATTCTCCTCCTTTCTCTGGCATTGGCAGCCAGACGTCTCTTGGTAGAGCCTTCCAGCCTGGCTGGCAAGCACCTTAGTGGGCATGGTGACTGGCATCCAGTATGGGACTCCCTGTGCACTGGTGAATCTGACTTCATGTCAGCAGAGATATTCTATCCCTAGAAAGTTCTGAAAGACTCAAAATAAACCCCAGCCTGGGTAGTATCtccttatttcatttttatgcagTTGTCTTCTTTGTTGATACCCAGTGTTGTTAGCAGTGATACAAGGCTCTCCAGCTACAAGGCAGTGTAAGGCTACTGCAAGATACACTTCAGGCAAGGAGCATCTACTGACTGTGGCTGAAGCTCtgcatttatatctatatagagAGAATGGAAAGGCTTAGCAGATGGTGGCAGGTGGGCAGGCGTCCCTTAGCTTCTGCCCCAGCTTATTCCCACCCTGGGAAATAAAGGATGAGAATGCAGCAAATCTCTACGTTTGCAGCATCAGTCTGGCAGAGGGATGTGCTTTGCCATCTGTACTGATATCTGGAGGTAACCCAGCCACTGAAATCCCATTAACTAATCAGTTCTCAGCCAAGCAAGCTCTGCAGCCCAGATCCCCCATGctttgcagaatatttaattgaaaattaaaaaatatacataggcagacacacaaatgcacacacatatatatactgtatatatatgctatatttggattttttccagATTGCATATTTTCTCTTGAATTCTTAATTTTATGTCACATATTGAAAAAATGACAATTAAATGAGAAAGCTGTCAGTGTGGTTTTTGGtgttattaacattttttctggagataaaatttaaattttaaaattgctttactccatctttttggcattaaaaaaagcatttggtGTAGGGTAAGGGAGATAAAAAATGGTATTGAAACAATTTTGATTAtaagtgcagatttatcaagggtcgaagtgaattcgagggaattttcgaaataaaaaaattcaaattcgaagtatttttttcgatacattgaataggatactaggacttcaaatttactttgaattcgattcgaagtaaaatagtttgaatattcgataatcgaagtactgtctctttaaaaaaactttgacttcaatacttcgccaaattaaacctgctgaagtgctatgttagcctatggggaccttctacagcatttttctaagttttttgaattcaaagtaaaatcgttcgatcttacgataaaattgttcgaaacgacttcaaaaataattattcaatttcaatatactcttttttttttagaccatTGTAAATTTTTGTGGATGTAATCTAGCATTTTGCCCAATTTAATGCTAATTGCACCTTATCAGCACTTGTGTGAGTTCTTCGTGTTATATGATTTTCTGCCAAAAACACCTCATTCCATTTTAAATCCAGTTTTGGGTTCACTCTGCCCTTGTGAATAACCCCCAGAATGTGCATATATGGAAGCTGACAAGAGATACAGCAGAGGCTTCTTAATTTCTACAAAAATTAGTCTGTGGGTAAAAGGAACGTTCTGTAATATTAAGATAATTAAATGATTGGCCCCAACTTGGTCTTTCTTTTGAGATGTTTCCTTGAACTCGAACCATGTGACTGCAAATCAGTCACATTATACAGATCATTAACCCCTGTGAATCCGCCCTGGGTGAAATGAGGCTTGATAATCCCAGGACAATAGGATGCACTTGTTAAATAATTGACTCCAACATGACAGATGTTGAATTGAGGTCATTTATCAGCTGGTGGGGGCAGTGGGCACCCACCTTCTGAGAATCAGCCAAGCCTCGTATTAAGTAAATTTGCTAATGCTTCTGCTTTTAATTATAATGCAGCAAATTAAATGCAGCATTTACCAATCAGCCACCAGAAAAAAAACGACTTATTCATTTTTGTTTGGGTGCATACTTATTAGTCTCTTGAATATTTTTAACTATGACTTTAAGGGgaaaatagaacattttattttaaatgttagaaTATAATatcagaatacaattttaaaattgcaaactggtgagctgctgaattaaaggctaaataactgaaaaccaaaagtctcagaatagcactctctgcactatactaaaaggtgaataaccctttcAAAGGTGGACCATTTTAACTGAACTGAACTATATTACTcctaaaaagtaaaatatgtgaCAAAGAAAAAGGGCTGCATATGTTGtagcataagggctcttactgacaagtggttgtagctgcgctccccttcgTTCCGTTTTTCTgagttcagccacaggggagagcaggaatagacgcattaagcttttttcaatggggctgtactcacacacgCGCATGTAGGCACTGAACgaaggttgagacgcaacatgctgcatttgtcctgcgtttggcgcctacacgcgcctctgTAAGTACAGCCCAATTGAAAAAAGCGTCtattcctgcgttcccctgcggctgaacgcagaaaaacggaacgcaggggagtgcagcttcaaccgcgcatcagtaagagccctaagagagagagagacatgttCGTTATAGGGTAAGaaatctgtatttattatagGGTAAGAGAGTATTCATTATGGGGTATGAGAGATGTTTTATCATAGGTAAGGTTGGCACCTCACCCTTTAACTGCATTGAATCACCAATGTGGTTCTCaccaccaaaagaaaaaaatcaaacctaccCAACTGATATTTGCTCAGATATTGGTCAGACAgacctatgtatggccaccttgaggttTAAAGGGTTATCGTACCTGCTGTGTATAATGTTATCATTATTGCTATATTAGAGTTAAGCCATAGACGCACATATCCTATTGTAcggatcgaggattcgtacgatttttggatcgtgtgtggagagtgccgacatctttcgtccggcggagatcattcgatcggacaggtttgattttgacccgaccgatcccgccggagcccattgtaatcggatcgttcggccgtaagttcagattacccccgatatagcaatgctcgttaatggcatatcggggaaagatccaaacgagcggatcattgtgtctatggccacctttagactagaTGTCACTACCTGCCTGTGATTTGCTCCCCTATGACCTCACCAAATTATACCCTCCCCATTGCTCTGTTCCAAACTGATTCCACTGCCATTCTTTAGTATTCAGGACGATGAATGACAAATACAGGGAAGAGTAAATGGGTTCTTCTATCTGGTCTTTGCCCAGGGCCTTAAAGCAGCCCTGCAGAAAAATAAAGACTGCAGCCAGTTTTAGGGCTTTGCAGAAAGGGGCCCATGGGCAAAAAAAATATGACTTTGATCAAATtacaaaatcaaacaaatgacatcattacattatacaaaaattgctatattattttttgtattaggGGTCTTCCATCTGCTGCTGATTTTCATGGACCGAAAGTTGGTGATCCACTTCTCTGAAAAATGCATAGGCCTGGAGTATATTCCTGCTGCTCCACTATCTTTATAGATTTCTCAGTGGCCCCTTGAGGCTATTTGGGAATGTAAACAAGTGCAATATAGCAACATTTAcagttatcatttttttttaccttttagaaATTGCTAAAGATAGTAGAGCATTCTCACAAGTTAATGATTCATACCTCACATTGGTCCAGAAATGGGGGAGGGTGTTATGGGAAAGTGGGCAGAATTTATACAGATTGGGTAACTAGATGTAGTAGGAGGTTTAATTTGCTCCTCATTTAAATGTTGGGAAGCATGGTCATTGTATTTACTTGGGgtagggttttaaaaaaaatggggccctcCTGAAAATTAGTTTCCTTGCCATTTAATGGAACCCCTTAACACTGACTGTTtccttgtgttttttaatttctttttaatttatgttataattattataaaattactTCTGCCCATATAAAAGAGAATACACATTACCGTCATCAGTTATCCATATCCTTCCAATAATGTGACTCAAGAACAGGAAAGGATAGTTAGGGGGAGGGAGGAAGGGAGAAAGGAAGGAACCTTTCTTCCTTTCTACCTCCCTCCCCCTAGCGAAGGGGTATAATGGCCTTCCTAACTATCCTTTCCTTTTCTTGAGTGTAGGTAGGTAGGTCAGGAAAGGAAACCTTCAGAAAAGAACTCCCATCAGTGGGTGTCAGGCATTTGTGCCCCATTATCCCAAAACAAATAGCCAGAATACAATGCTTGTCATCTACCTCCAGTAATGCTTGAGTCTCACCTACAAACATGCACTAGTGCCAAAACTCATGGTCACCATTTTCATTATTAGATATTATGTGATTTTACATATTGCATTACATTGCTGTGGGGAATGTACTGACTCCTCCTGAAACAATGGAGCAGAAGCAGCAAATGAACAGACCTGTAGGAGAACTGACTTCTTTTGCATTGTTTCAGAAGCAGAGAAGAGAAATGACCCAATACTGCTTAAagttgcaattatatttacaaagatacaggtatgggatccgttatctggaaactcattatccagaaagctctgaattaccgaaaggatgtctcccatagacatagacattttatccaaataatccacatttttaaaaatgatttgcttttctctgtaataataaaacagtaccttgtacatgattcaaactataattaatccttaatggaagcaaaaccagcctattgagtttatttaatgtttacataattttactAGTAGATTtaggttatgaagatccaaattacacgaagatccgttacccggaaaaccccaggtcccaagcattctggataacaggtcccatacctgtaattttaacgtttttaataaatgtatgttggaaagttgcttagaatgttttTCATTATGCAGAAAATTATTTCAGGGTGGACAATCCCTTGAGAGTAATAATGATGGGCTAACCTATTGTCTGCTAtcaagtgtagtgatgggcgaatttattcaccaggcgaaaccgctgtgaaaattcgccagtgtcaacaAAATGGACGCTgacgtcaaaaatgagacgctggtgCTGTTTCCCGAATTTTTCTTAGTTTCGctaatttcacaggaaatttgcaaatttttcggtgaagcgaaacgccccaaattcgcacatcactaatcaaGTGTAACATGAAGCAAGAACCCCCAAACAGCATGCTGTTTGCACTGTTTTACTACAAGGTTACTTAATGTGTTCAATGAACACACATACTAATCCAGGAACAAAAAATCCTCCAGAGCGTATGGGCAAAGGGGTGGGAACCTTTATACTTCAGTGGCTCATTGATTTCCAATTGGAACTGCTTGCCATATGTCGTCTGTGCTGCTATAGTTGTACATGCCTTATCCGACTGGTGGGAACTGATTCTTTTCTACATGTTTGTCCTACCAGAGATTTCATGTTTGGCCAAGCGTTTTATTAAATGAGTATCTTAATCCATTAATGGACAGAAGAAATCACATCCTATTACCGTAACTAATTTTATAACCACGCtggaaattaatatttaaatagtgGTGCTTCCAGAATGACAGTAGCCTCCTAATAGTATATGCTGGTGGTATATGCCACATTTTGCATTCAGTTTTTTCAGCTAAAACACTTGGACACCCTTTATAAATGAAATGAAGGCAAAGATGGCGTATAGAACTGTCCTGTTAAAGTACtttatgttttgtaaaataaacattagtTAGACTTGTTGGCATTAGGTTACTCTGCATGGAGGTCCAGTGATATAACTAGCGGGGAGGTCCACAGAGCTGGTGGTCTGGAAAGGAACTGTGACCCCCCACCCCTACCCATTTATGTTCTATTCATGTCTGAAAACTGCAATTAATattgatt
This sequence is a window from Xenopus laevis strain J_2021 chromosome 7S, Xenopus_laevis_v10.1, whole genome shotgun sequence. Protein-coding genes within it:
- the atoh7.S gene encoding protein atonal homolog 7-A, with translation MKSDSPVHRESHTGCQSPCPLRCLPARLEGSTKRRLAANARERRRMQGLNTAFDSLRKVVPQWGEDKQLSKYETLQMALSYIMALSRILSEAERYSRTDPEEWTNIQYDHIEEEQCLSYMEVRCPRDCDRYLPQTFSH